From the Oceanicaulis alexandrii DSM 11625 genome, one window contains:
- the smc gene encoding chromosome segregation protein SMC, protein MKFTQLRLAGFKSFVDPTELRIDAGLTGIIGPNGCGKSNLLEALRWVMGATSAKSLRGGGMEDVIFSGTDSRPARNHAEVTLVVDNSDRRAPARFNEHDTLEVVRRITRGKGSGYTINDEDVRAKDVQLLFADAGTGANSPALVRQGQISELINAKPENRRRVLEEAAGVAGLRARRREAQLKLNAAETNLDRLLEIVEDLDSRHNALQRQAKQAGRYRDLSQTIRNFEALLWMRRWKEAGEAVETTRARLKETEAEAELALRASAGAMIEAEKALSAVQPLREAEAEAAAALRHTERARDQLDRDIEAARAAIERNQARLVELRQTQSRETELLDEARTARERLHGQLKQARDQAAHDADAQSRAEAVLDDADKDRAKAEHALDAAANAVAQIKAKRDGAQRELDQAERQVRTLEAEADNAKATLDRFDDVVGPDLDGLQGAVDDATRNAEALAGQLTELEAQADTARESAQTAREEVQLAQADARALEREIAGLERLLDTSDAEDRALDQVRAKAGYEQALAAALGDDLEAGLSASAARRWQGADIDPPALPEGASPLLDHVEAPAALQARLKAVGVVEAEALDALAARLSPGQRLVTLDGALRRWDGFASEAGAPSAAAVRLETRNRLSELTPQLETARRGAERSQTAAEEAQQARLNADAALNQARSTLKQAENQRRDAEQALSAARAQAARAEARRAGLVESVGRAQSRLETARKLHLAAQQAQAEIAQDDDGQDALTAARARADRARGKAADARAALESVKREAQGRRHRIASLEREAADWDRRHTRSSDQVEALKTQIADTEAALEAASTQPETLEGQRDAILDALTEAESKAATAREAVLNAESLQREADAALREAEKISATAREARAAAAARLTAAEERLTETVERLEDATGEEPRVLERRAAGSEFAELSSDELERRLDDARLTRERLGAVNLRADEEARELDAERTRLSKERDDLLEAVARLRKAVDTLSREGRARLLDAFEVVDGHFRTLFETLFGGGAAELRLTENDDPLEAGLEIFACPPGKKMETMSLMSGGEQALTATALIFAVFLVSPAPVCVLDEVDAPLDDANVDRYCAMLEQMRTMTETRFLVITHNPVTMSRMNRLFGVTMGERGVSQLVSVNLSSAEEMLAAE, encoded by the coding sequence TTGAAGTTCACCCAGCTGCGCCTGGCCGGCTTCAAATCGTTTGTTGACCCGACCGAGCTGCGGATCGACGCCGGACTGACCGGCATTATCGGTCCCAATGGCTGCGGTAAATCCAACCTGCTTGAAGCCCTGCGATGGGTGATGGGCGCCACCTCCGCCAAATCCCTGCGCGGCGGCGGCATGGAAGATGTGATCTTCTCCGGCACCGACAGCCGGCCCGCCCGCAATCACGCCGAAGTCACACTGGTCGTCGACAATTCCGACCGACGCGCGCCCGCCCGCTTCAACGAGCATGACACGCTTGAGGTCGTCCGCCGCATCACACGCGGCAAGGGCTCTGGCTATACGATCAATGACGAGGACGTCCGCGCCAAGGACGTGCAGTTGCTGTTCGCAGACGCCGGCACGGGCGCGAACTCGCCCGCCCTTGTGCGGCAGGGCCAGATCAGCGAGCTGATCAACGCCAAACCTGAAAACCGCCGCCGCGTGCTGGAAGAGGCCGCCGGCGTCGCCGGTCTGCGCGCCCGCCGCCGTGAAGCGCAACTCAAGCTCAACGCCGCCGAGACCAATCTCGACCGGCTGCTGGAGATCGTCGAGGATCTCGACAGCCGCCACAACGCGTTACAGCGTCAGGCCAAGCAGGCGGGCCGCTATCGCGACCTATCCCAGACGATCCGCAATTTTGAAGCCCTGCTCTGGATGCGGCGCTGGAAAGAGGCCGGTGAAGCCGTCGAAACCACTCGCGCGCGCCTGAAAGAAACCGAGGCCGAGGCCGAGCTTGCGCTGCGCGCATCTGCGGGCGCCATGATCGAAGCGGAAAAAGCGCTAAGCGCTGTCCAGCCCCTGCGCGAGGCCGAGGCCGAAGCCGCCGCGGCGCTGCGTCATACCGAACGCGCACGTGACCAGCTGGACCGCGATATCGAGGCCGCCCGCGCCGCCATCGAGCGCAACCAGGCGCGCCTTGTGGAACTGAGGCAGACCCAGAGCCGCGAAACCGAACTTCTGGATGAAGCGCGCACCGCCCGCGAACGCCTGCACGGTCAGCTCAAACAGGCGCGCGATCAGGCCGCCCATGACGCAGACGCTCAGAGCCGCGCCGAAGCGGTGCTGGATGATGCGGACAAGGACCGCGCCAAGGCGGAACACGCGCTCGACGCCGCCGCCAACGCCGTCGCCCAGATCAAGGCCAAGCGCGACGGCGCTCAGCGGGAACTGGATCAGGCCGAGCGACAGGTTCGCACGCTGGAAGCGGAAGCGGATAACGCAAAAGCGACGCTTGACCGGTTTGATGATGTGGTCGGCCCCGATCTTGACGGGCTTCAAGGCGCCGTGGATGACGCGACCCGCAACGCGGAAGCGCTCGCCGGTCAGCTCACCGAGCTTGAAGCGCAGGCGGACACAGCACGTGAAAGCGCCCAGACCGCTCGCGAAGAGGTGCAGCTGGCCCAGGCCGATGCACGCGCGCTGGAGCGTGAGATCGCGGGGCTTGAGCGCCTTCTAGACACCTCTGACGCTGAAGACCGGGCGCTCGATCAGGTGCGCGCCAAAGCGGGGTATGAGCAAGCGCTGGCGGCCGCGCTCGGCGACGATCTGGAGGCGGGCCTGAGCGCCAGCGCCGCCCGGCGATGGCAAGGCGCAGATATTGATCCGCCCGCCCTGCCCGAGGGCGCATCGCCCTTGCTTGATCATGTTGAAGCCCCTGCCGCGCTGCAGGCGCGTCTGAAAGCGGTGGGCGTGGTCGAAGCCGAAGCGCTGGATGCGCTGGCGGCCCGGCTGTCGCCCGGTCAACGGCTGGTTACGCTGGACGGCGCCCTGCGCCGCTGGGACGGCTTCGCCAGCGAGGCGGGCGCGCCCTCCGCGGCGGCTGTGCGGCTGGAAACCCGCAATCGGCTCTCTGAACTGACGCCCCAGCTTGAGACCGCGCGTCGGGGCGCTGAACGCTCTCAGACCGCCGCCGAGGAGGCGCAACAGGCCCGCCTGAACGCGGATGCGGCGTTGAACCAGGCGCGCTCCACCCTCAAACAGGCTGAAAACCAGCGCCGGGACGCCGAGCAGGCCCTGTCCGCCGCCCGCGCCCAGGCGGCGCGCGCCGAGGCGCGGCGCGCCGGTCTGGTGGAATCGGTCGGACGCGCGCAAAGCCGGCTTGAAACCGCCCGCAAGCTGCATCTCGCGGCCCAACAGGCCCAGGCCGAGATTGCGCAAGATGATGACGGCCAGGACGCGCTGACCGCCGCCCGTGCGCGCGCAGATCGCGCCCGCGGCAAAGCCGCCGACGCCCGCGCGGCGCTTGAATCGGTGAAACGCGAAGCCCAGGGGCGCCGTCATCGCATCGCCTCGCTGGAGCGTGAAGCCGCGGACTGGGACCGCCGTCATACCCGGTCGTCCGATCAGGTCGAGGCGCTGAAAACCCAGATCGCCGACACCGAAGCGGCCCTTGAAGCCGCCTCCACCCAGCCTGAAACGCTGGAAGGCCAGCGCGACGCCATTCTGGATGCGCTGACCGAAGCCGAATCAAAAGCCGCAACCGCACGCGAAGCCGTTCTGAACGCCGAATCGCTGCAGCGCGAAGCCGACGCCGCTTTACGGGAAGCGGAAAAGATCAGCGCCACCGCCCGTGAAGCGCGCGCCGCCGCCGCCGCTCGCCTGACAGCGGCCGAAGAACGGCTGACCGAAACGGTAGAACGGCTTGAAGACGCCACCGGCGAAGAGCCGCGCGTGCTGGAGCGCCGCGCGGCGGGCAGCGAGTTTGCGGAGCTGTCGTCCGATGAGCTGGAGCGCCGTCTGGATGACGCCCGGCTGACCCGCGAGCGCCTGGGCGCGGTCAATCTCCGCGCGGACGAAGAAGCGCGCGAGCTGGATGCTGAACGCACCCGGTTGTCCAAGGAGCGTGACGATTTGCTGGAAGCGGTCGCGCGCCTGCGCAAGGCTGTCGACACCCTGTCACGGGAAGGCCGGGCGCGGCTGCTGGACGCCTTTGAAGTGGTCGACGGCCATTTCCGCACCCTGTTTGAAACCCTGTTCGGCGGCGGCGCGGCGGAGCTGCGCCTGACCGAGAATGATGATCCGCTGGAAGCCGGGCTTGAGATCTTCGCCTGTCCGCCGGGCAAGAAGATGGAGACGATGAGCCTGATGAGCGGCGGCGAGCAGGCGCTGACCGCCACGGCGCTGATCTTTGCGGTGTTCCTGGTGAGCCCCGCGCCGGTCTGCGTGCTCGACGAGGTGGACGCGCCGCTCGATGACGCCAATGTGGATCGTTATTGCGCCATGCTCGAACAGATGCGGACCATGACCGAAACGCGCTTTCTGGTCATCACCCACAACCCGGTGACCATGAGCCGGATGAACCGTCTGTTCGGCGTCACCATGGGCGAAAGGGGCGTCTCGCAGCTCGTCTCGGTCAATCTGAGCTCGGCTGAAGAGATGCTGGCTGCGGAATAA
- a CDS encoding thioredoxin domain-containing protein, with protein MTTFTRRALTLAAAAVGAVMLTACSGGDAPDGRSSYEREGDRAVGAVDAPVTIIEYASTSCGGCGAFYEQGKPAIDDGVERGDVRFVFREMLTGQPNLARAGFMLARCAPEDQYLDVIDLLFEQQRALFSAMQQGNAQGQFQTIARTAGFTDEEFRACMTNQDILQAVEDANDQAVRDGIGATPSFIINGQMLDAQNSANGQVYAVNGEVLTDDEGEIPAQFDRDTWDRIIALFKARAEG; from the coding sequence GTGACGACTTTCACCCGCCGCGCCCTCACCCTCGCCGCCGCCGCTGTCGGCGCCGTGATGCTGACCGCCTGTTCAGGCGGCGACGCCCCGGATGGACGCTCCTCTTATGAGCGCGAAGGCGACCGCGCCGTTGGGGCGGTCGATGCGCCGGTCACGATCATCGAATACGCCTCCACGTCCTGCGGGGGCTGCGGCGCGTTTTACGAACAGGGCAAACCCGCCATCGATGACGGCGTTGAGCGCGGTGATGTGCGCTTTGTCTTCCGCGAAATGCTGACCGGCCAGCCCAATCTGGCCCGCGCCGGCTTCATGCTGGCCCGTTGCGCGCCCGAAGATCAGTATCTTGATGTGATCGACTTGTTGTTTGAGCAGCAACGCGCCCTGTTCAGCGCCATGCAGCAAGGCAACGCCCAAGGCCAGTTTCAGACCATCGCCCGCACCGCCGGCTTCACGGACGAGGAATTCCGCGCCTGCATGACCAATCAGGACATTCTGCAAGCGGTGGAAGACGCCAATGACCAGGCCGTGCGCGATGGCATCGGCGCGACCCCTTCTTTCATCATCAACGGTCAGATGCTCGACGCCCAGAACAGCGCCAATGGTCAGGTCTACGCCGTGAACGGCGAAGTCCTCACGGACGACGAGGGCGAAATCCCGGCTCAATTTGACCGCGACACCTGGGACCGAATCATCGCCCTATTCAAAGCGCGTGCGGAGGGCTAG
- a CDS encoding thioredoxin domain-containing protein, whose protein sequence is MLSLTRRSLTALAAALVLSGGALAQNATTLTEAQAGLVRDTDHVKGDADAPVTFIEYGSVACGHCATFQETGYPAVREAIEAGDVRFVFREVITGPPNIAVAGFALAYCAPDDQYFEVVDTLFANLGSIVAAMQEGTAQSRYEEIAAGFGFSPEDVTACFSNEDAIGSVQTANRMAAEDGVRSTPYFIINGDRLIAEQGEAGYVYTVNGAPLTDSDGEIPANLEADTFRRIITLYKGG, encoded by the coding sequence GTGCTTTCACTCACTCGCCGCAGCCTGACTGCGCTCGCCGCCGCCCTGGTTCTCTCTGGCGGCGCTCTGGCGCAGAACGCCACCACACTGACCGAAGCCCAGGCCGGACTGGTGCGCGACACCGACCATGTGAAAGGCGACGCCGACGCGCCGGTGACGTTTATCGAATACGGCTCGGTCGCGTGCGGCCATTGCGCGACATTTCAAGAGACCGGCTACCCTGCCGTGCGCGAGGCGATTGAAGCAGGCGATGTCCGCTTTGTCTTCCGCGAGGTGATCACCGGCCCGCCCAATATCGCGGTTGCCGGTTTCGCGCTGGCCTATTGTGCGCCGGATGATCAATATTTCGAGGTGGTCGACACCCTGTTCGCCAATCTGGGATCGATTGTGGCCGCCATGCAGGAGGGGACGGCCCAGTCTCGCTATGAAGAGATCGCCGCCGGCTTCGGCTTCAGCCCGGAAGACGTCACCGCCTGCTTCTCCAATGAGGACGCGATCGGATCTGTGCAAACCGCCAACCGCATGGCTGCGGAAGACGGCGTGCGCTCCACTCCGTACTTCATCATCAATGGCGACCGGCTGATCGCCGAGCAAGGCGAAGCCGGCTATGTCTACACGGTGAACGGCGCGCCGCTGACCGATTCAGACGGCGAAATCCCGGCCAATCTCGAGGCTGACACCTTCCGTCGCATTATCACGCTGTATAAGGGCGGCTGA
- a CDS encoding DUF721 domain-containing protein encodes MKRPPRTSTPNRHLIARRTGDPRDQAEAAEWMKEHRGRPAIKPPPTAGRAVNALIKPLAKQFSGPTRHELDAQWSEIVGPQLAQFTRPEKYQGGALVIRARGPAAALVEAQSAQILARVATYSGKKPQKLKIIQGPLNPEPKKAKARPDRIVKVKAESKRTLTLEETLENWRKEIERREGVRLPPTSSSD; translated from the coding sequence ATGAAGCGACCGCCCCGCACGTCAACGCCTAACCGGCATCTCATCGCCCGCCGCACCGGCGATCCGCGCGACCAGGCGGAGGCGGCGGAGTGGATGAAAGAGCATCGGGGGCGCCCGGCCATCAAGCCGCCGCCCACGGCCGGCCGCGCCGTCAACGCGCTGATCAAACCGCTGGCGAAACAGTTTTCCGGTCCCACCCGGCATGAGCTGGACGCGCAGTGGAGCGAAATCGTTGGTCCCCAGCTGGCTCAATTCACCCGTCCCGAGAAATATCAGGGCGGCGCTCTGGTGATCCGCGCCCGCGGCCCGGCGGCGGCGCTGGTGGAAGCGCAATCGGCGCAAATCCTGGCGCGAGTGGCGACCTATTCAGGAAAAAAGCCCCAAAAACTCAAGATCATTCAAGGTCCGCTCAACCCAGAACCGAAGAAGGCCAAAGCCCGACCTGACCGGATTGTGAAGGTCAAAGCTGAGTCAAAACGAACGCTGACCCTTGAAGAAACGCTGGAAAACTGGCGCAAAGAGATTGAACGCCGTGAAGGCGTGCGCTTGCCGCCTACATCATCAAGCGACTGA
- the mutY gene encoding A/G-specific adenine glycosylase, producing the protein MREHAVPEFEIPDLPAAPMRAALLDWYDREGRSLPWRIRPDDRAAGAIADPYAIWLSEIMLQQTTVPHATPYWERFLERWPQVSDLAAAPREDVLAAWAGLGYYARARNLHACAQVVAFELDGVFPSDLKALLALPGVGDYTANAIRAAAFDQPASVVDGNVERVLTRLVRMPTPLPKAKPQIKGIASGLASPKRPGDYAQAIMDLGATVCSPKSPDCAICPWSGWCAARAEGDQTRYPLKEKKKPKPVRRGACFHVLREGAIWLRRRPETGLLGAMMEVPGTDWGDNAPSEAELESAAPFEADWRNAGQVRHVFTHFALELDVLCATAPEGWTPDEGVWAPVRDLKEAGLPSVMMKAAKLGLETRLL; encoded by the coding sequence ATGAGAGAACACGCCGTGCCCGAGTTTGAAATCCCGGATCTGCCCGCAGCCCCCATGCGCGCCGCACTGCTGGACTGGTATGACCGCGAAGGCCGCAGCCTGCCCTGGCGCATCCGGCCTGACGACCGGGCGGCGGGCGCCATCGCTGATCCCTATGCGATCTGGCTGTCGGAAATCATGCTGCAGCAGACAACGGTTCCTCACGCCACGCCCTATTGGGAGCGGTTTTTAGAGCGTTGGCCACAGGTGAGCGATCTGGCGGCGGCGCCGCGAGAGGATGTCCTGGCGGCCTGGGCGGGGCTGGGCTATTACGCCCGCGCCCGCAATCTTCACGCCTGCGCGCAGGTCGTCGCGTTTGAGCTGGACGGTGTTTTTCCATCCGACCTCAAGGCGTTGCTGGCGCTGCCGGGGGTGGGCGATTACACCGCCAACGCCATTCGCGCCGCCGCCTTTGACCAACCCGCCAGCGTGGTGGACGGCAATGTGGAACGGGTGCTGACCCGGCTGGTGCGGATGCCGACGCCGCTGCCGAAAGCCAAACCGCAGATCAAGGGAATCGCTTCGGGCCTGGCTTCGCCGAAGCGTCCGGGAGATTACGCCCAGGCGATCATGGATCTGGGCGCCACAGTGTGTTCGCCCAAATCACCTGATTGCGCGATCTGTCCGTGGTCGGGCTGGTGCGCGGCGCGCGCTGAAGGCGATCAGACCCGCTACCCGCTGAAAGAGAAGAAGAAACCCAAGCCGGTGCGCCGCGGCGCCTGTTTTCATGTGCTGCGCGAGGGCGCAATCTGGCTGCGTCGCCGCCCTGAAACCGGGCTCTTGGGCGCCATGATGGAAGTGCCGGGCACGGACTGGGGCGACAACGCGCCGTCAGAGGCGGAGCTTGAGAGCGCGGCGCCGTTTGAGGCGGACTGGCGAAACGCTGGACAGGTGCGCCATGTGTTCACGCATTTCGCGCTGGAGCTGGATGTCTTGTGCGCGACCGCGCCTGAGGGTTGGACGCCGGACGAGGGCGTCTGGGCGCCCGTGCGCGACCTGAAAGAGGCGGGGCTGCCCAGCGTGATGATGAAAGCGGCGAAGCTGGGGCTTGAGACGCGGCTGCTCTGA
- a CDS encoding site-specific DNA-methyltransferase encodes MKTLPDESVDLIFADPPYNLQLGGDLHRPDNSKVDAVDNDWDQIGDFDAYDLFSCAWLEEARRVLKPNGAMWTIGSYHNIFRVGSFLQDMGFWIRNDVIWRKSNPMPNFKGTRFTNAHETLIWASKTKDAKPTFNYAAMKALNDGVQMRSDWTLPICAGGERLKNKEGKKAHPTQKPESLLHRVLLATSNPGDLVLDPFFGTGTTGAVAKKLGRHYIGIEADPTYADVARKRIAAINPTSEDLLQVTQSKRALPRIAFGSLVEAGLLKPGDTLYCAQGRRTAQVRADGTVIAGGQAGSIHQMGAHVQGAPSCNGWTFWHVRQGGALAPIDVLRARIRSELQV; translated from the coding sequence ATGAAAACGCTCCCGGACGAAAGCGTGGATCTGATCTTCGCCGATCCGCCCTACAATCTGCAGCTGGGCGGCGATCTGCACCGGCCGGACAATTCCAAGGTGGACGCGGTCGACAATGACTGGGACCAGATCGGCGATTTCGACGCCTATGATCTGTTCTCCTGCGCCTGGCTGGAAGAGGCCCGACGGGTCTTGAAACCCAATGGCGCCATGTGGACCATCGGCAGCTATCACAATATTTTCCGCGTCGGGTCTTTCTTGCAGGATATGGGCTTCTGGATCCGCAATGACGTGATCTGGCGCAAATCCAACCCGATGCCGAACTTCAAGGGCACGCGCTTCACCAACGCGCACGAGACCCTGATCTGGGCGTCCAAGACCAAGGACGCCAAGCCGACCTTCAACTACGCCGCCATGAAGGCGCTGAATGATGGCGTGCAGATGCGGTCTGACTGGACCTTGCCGATCTGCGCCGGCGGCGAACGCCTGAAAAACAAGGAAGGCAAGAAAGCCCACCCGACCCAGAAGCCCGAAAGCCTTCTGCATCGGGTGCTACTGGCCACCTCCAACCCCGGCGACCTGGTGCTCGATCCGTTTTTCGGCACCGGCACCACGGGCGCGGTCGCGAAGAAACTCGGCCGTCATTACATCGGCATCGAGGCCGACCCGACCTATGCCGACGTGGCGCGCAAGCGCATCGCCGCGATTAACCCCACCAGCGAAGACCTGTTGCAGGTCACACAGTCCAAGCGCGCTTTGCCGCGCATCGCCTTCGGGTCGCTGGTTGAGGCCGGCCTTCTGAAGCCGGGCGACACGCTGTACTGCGCCCAGGGCCGGCGCACCGCGCAAGTGCGCGCGGACGGCACGGTGATTGCAGGCGGCCAGGCCGGCTCGATCCACCAGATGGGCGCCCATGTGCAAGGCGCGCCGTCGTGCAATGGCTGGACCTTCTGGCATGTGCGCCAGGGCGGCGCCCTCGCCCCGATCGACGTGCTCCGCGCCCGCATCCGGTCCGAACTGCAGGTCTGA
- a CDS encoding ribonuclease HII produces the protein MFSPPLIAGVDEAGRGPLAGPVVCAAVILPDGFSALDQLDDSKKLSEKRRTALAAIIRAEARVGVGVAEPVEIDRLNVLHATMAAMVRAVESLGVRPDEILIDGNRVPDGLKSPARAIVGGDGLEACIGAASIIAKTLRDRILVESENRFPGFGLAGHKGYPSPSHKAALENLGPTPIHRLSYAPVQSARQARGVWRST, from the coding sequence ATGTTTTCTCCTCCCCTTATCGCTGGCGTCGACGAGGCCGGACGCGGGCCGCTGGCGGGGCCGGTGGTGTGTGCGGCGGTGATCCTGCCCGACGGGTTCTCGGCGCTTGATCAACTTGATGATTCAAAAAAGCTCAGCGAGAAGCGCCGCACGGCGCTGGCGGCGATCATTCGCGCCGAAGCGCGGGTGGGCGTCGGGGTCGCCGAACCTGTGGAAATTGACCGGCTGAATGTGCTGCACGCCACTATGGCGGCGATGGTGCGCGCGGTGGAGAGCCTCGGCGTGCGGCCCGATGAAATCCTGATCGACGGCAATCGCGTGCCGGACGGATTAAAATCTCCGGCGCGGGCGATTGTGGGCGGCGACGGGCTGGAGGCGTGCATCGGCGCGGCCTCGATCATCGCCAAGACCCTGCGCGACCGGATCCTGGTCGAATCAGAAAACCGCTTTCCCGGCTTTGGCTTGGCCGGGCACAAGGGCTATCCCAGCCCCAGCCATAAAGCCGCGCTCGAAAATCTGGGACCCACGCCCATCCATCGGTTAAGCTATGCCCCGGTACAGTCGGCCAGACAGGCGCGCGGCGTCTGGCGCAGCACATAA
- a CDS encoding PA0069 family radical SAM protein, translating to MFHSVSHRQPMTARFVPARGMSPLPEPLQPRGRAATSNASGRFERETREPFDDGWSETDPAPKQIRTTLIKDSSRTIISTNDSPDISFNRSINPYRGCEHGCIYCYARPSHAYWGYSAGVDFESVLFFKAGAARLLEQQFRKPGYQVEPIVIGANTDAYQPIERQLRLTRSILEVCLRFKHPVSLITKSAAITRDLDILSELAELGLVKAAISLTTLDHKLARAMEPRAATPKRRLEAMEALSKAGVPMTVMTAPVIPGLTDHEIEALLKASANAGAQTAGYVLLRLPLEVRDLFYDWLKKVKPDAADKVINMVRDTRGGADYSSDFHIRGRGEGPIAEMISKRFRAGVRRYGLQKDRVKLRCDLFERPLDTEDQLSLF from the coding sequence ATGTTCCACTCGGTGAGTCACCGTCAGCCCATGACCGCACGCTTTGTTCCCGCCCGGGGCATGAGCCCCCTTCCCGAGCCGCTGCAACCGCGCGGACGCGCCGCCACATCCAATGCATCGGGGCGGTTCGAGCGCGAGACCCGCGAACCCTTTGACGATGGCTGGAGCGAGACCGACCCCGCGCCCAAACAGATCCGCACCACGCTGATCAAGGATTCCAGCCGCACCATCATCTCCACCAATGACAGCCCGGACATCTCGTTTAACCGGTCGATCAATCCGTATAGAGGCTGCGAACATGGCTGCATCTATTGCTATGCGCGGCCCAGCCACGCCTATTGGGGCTATTCCGCCGGCGTCGATTTTGAGAGCGTCCTGTTTTTCAAGGCGGGCGCCGCGCGTCTGTTAGAACAGCAATTTCGCAAGCCCGGCTACCAGGTTGAACCCATTGTGATCGGCGCCAACACCGACGCTTACCAGCCGATCGAGCGGCAATTGCGGCTGACGCGCTCCATCCTTGAAGTCTGCCTGCGTTTCAAGCATCCCGTCAGTCTGATCACCAAATCCGCCGCCATCACGCGCGATCTCGACATCCTGTCCGAGCTTGCGGAACTGGGGCTGGTCAAAGCCGCGATCTCGCTGACCACCCTCGATCACAAACTCGCCCGCGCCATGGAGCCGCGGGCCGCCACTCCCAAACGCCGCCTCGAAGCGATGGAGGCGTTGTCAAAGGCCGGAGTGCCGATGACAGTGATGACCGCGCCGGTCATTCCAGGCCTCACTGATCACGAAATCGAAGCGTTGTTAAAGGCGTCCGCCAACGCCGGCGCGCAAACGGCCGGCTATGTGCTGCTGCGCCTGCCGCTGGAGGTGCGCGACCTGTTTTACGACTGGCTGAAAAAGGTCAAACCGGACGCCGCCGACAAGGTGATCAACATGGTGCGCGATACGCGCGGCGGCGCCGATTACAGTTCGGACTTTCATATCCGCGGGCGCGGCGAAGGCCCCATCGCGGAGATGATCTCCAAACGCTTCCGAGCCGGGGTGCGCCGCTACGGCCTTCAGAAAGACCGGGTCAAACTGCGCTGCGACCTGTTCGAACGCCCGCTCGACACCGAAGATCAGCTCAGCCTGTTTTGA
- a CDS encoding TIGR04283 family arsenosugar biosynthesis glycosyltransferase, giving the protein MSQIITILPALNAAAHLERTLQSLTEAERAGLSAGWVLADGGSTDGTVQIARRAGCQVVTGAKGRGAQLAQGAALARRQIAASDWLLFLHADTRLSPGWSNEVEAYMAANAHRDRAAYFRFTLDDMSHRARRLERAVAWRCKTFGLPYGDQGLLIRADFYDRLGGYKPWPLFEDVDLVRRIGKHRLWPLNARAETSAEKFRAEGYRRRSLKNLVLLARYYLGAKPSDLAKAYR; this is encoded by the coding sequence ATGAGTCAGATCATCACCATTCTCCCCGCCTTGAACGCCGCCGCCCATCTTGAGCGCACGCTGCAGAGCCTGACCGAGGCCGAACGCGCGGGGCTGTCGGCGGGCTGGGTTCTGGCTGATGGCGGATCAACGGACGGCACGGTGCAGATTGCTCGCCGCGCCGGATGCCAGGTGGTGACCGGCGCCAAGGGGCGCGGTGCTCAGCTGGCGCAGGGCGCGGCCCTGGCGCGGCGTCAGATCGCGGCGTCGGACTGGCTGCTCTTCCTGCACGCGGACACCCGCCTGTCGCCGGGCTGGTCCAATGAGGTCGAAGCCTACATGGCGGCCAATGCGCACCGGGACCGGGCGGCGTATTTCCGCTTCACGCTGGATGACATGTCCCATCGCGCCCGGCGGCTGGAACGCGCGGTCGCCTGGCGCTGCAAGACGTTCGGCCTGCCTTATGGCGATCAGGGCCTGCTGATCCGCGCTGATTTTTATGACCGTCTGGGCGGGTACAAGCCCTGGCCCCTGTTTGAGGACGTGGATCTGGTGCGGCGCATCGGCAAGCACCGGCTCTGGCCTTTGAACGCGCGGGCGGAGACCAGCGCCGAGAAGTTCCGGGCGGAAGGCTATCGTCGCCGCTCCCTGAAAAATCTTGTTCTGCTGGCGCGGTATTATCTGGGCGCCAAACCCTCTGACCTCGCGAAAGCCTACCGATGA
- a CDS encoding TIGR04282 family arsenosugar biosynthesis glycosyltransferase, with amino-acid sequence MTLRPVLVVFVKAPVIGGAKTRLAKGIGKVQAWRRHRAMTATVLRRLQDPRWETVITLSPDRALDRRFPNVWPDDLPRALQGGGDLGARQARVFAHRAPVCVIGSDAPQITRDDIAAAFSGLKRNDAVIGPAEDGGYWLLALNGPAPDMLFDGMRWSHEETRSDLLRQLSLHGLERVKRLRPLRDVDEASDLEVVKGQSSKM; translated from the coding sequence ATGACGCTGCGCCCTGTTCTGGTGGTTTTCGTGAAGGCGCCGGTGATCGGCGGCGCCAAGACCCGCCTCGCCAAGGGCATCGGCAAGGTGCAGGCGTGGCGTCGGCATCGCGCCATGACCGCGACGGTGCTGCGCCGTCTGCAGGATCCGCGCTGGGAGACCGTGATCACCCTCAGCCCGGACCGGGCGCTTGACCGCCGCTTTCCCAATGTCTGGCCGGATGATCTGCCGCGTGCATTGCAGGGCGGCGGCGATCTGGGCGCGCGTCAGGCCCGCGTTTTTGCGCATCGCGCGCCGGTCTGCGTCATCGGATCGGACGCGCCGCAAATTACTCGCGACGACATCGCCGCAGCCTTCTCAGGTCTGAAACGCAATGACGCCGTGATCGGCCCCGCGGAAGATGGCGGCTATTGGCTGCTGGCGCTGAACGGTCCGGCCCCGGACATGCTTTTTGACGGCATGCGCTGGTCCCATGAAGAGACGCGCAGCGATCTGCTGCGGCAGCTGAGCTTGCATGGTCTGGAGCGGGTGAAGAGGCTGCGTCCCTTGCGGGATGTGGACGAGGCGTCAGACTTAGAGGTCGTAAAGGGCCAGTCCTCGAAAATGTGA